AGCTGCTGCATCTGCTGCTGATTCTGAAGCTGGAGCGCTTCCATCTGCTGTTTTAGATCTTGGATTTGAGCTCTTGTTGATTGTGCTTGAGCATCGTTGCCAAAAAGCGGCAATACGAGCACTGCTATCAAAAGCAATCTAATTACTGATTTCATCTCTCAAACTCCTCCTTAAAATAGATTTGCCCTAGAAGATATAGCGGTAAAATAAATTTGATGTGAAAATAATGTTAAGATTGTGTTAAGTGGAGCGAAGGTATATTGCAACAACAATGGTTTCGTTTAGTCTATAACATACAATGATAAAATTATATTTTGACCCAGGGATCAAAACACCATGTCAGAAAAATTAATAACCATAGTAGATGACGAAGAAGATATAGTTGAGCTGGTAGGTCATCACTTAAAACGTGAGGGATTCAAAGTAAAGGAATTCCACAACGGAAGAGATTTCTTATCTTATATAGAGTCAGTGCTTCCTGATCTTGCAGTTCTGGATATAATGCTCCCGGGAATAGACGGGCTTGAGATATGCAGAATATTAAAGAATAAGAACACGACGAGCTCTATTCCCATAATCATGCTAACCGCAAAGGCTAGTGAGGCAGACGTAGTTGTAGGGCTTGAGCTCGGCGCTGACGACTATATTGTCAAACCTTTTAGTCCACGCGAGCTTGTTGCAAGAGTTAAAACAGTTCTTCGTAGAACCGGGATTACAGAAGATGAAGGAAATGTAATTAAAATCGGCCCGCTTATCGTAAATACCGAAAAATATGAAGTTAGCGTAGACAATAATAAGCTAAATCTAACAACAACTGAGTTTAAAATTCTCGAAGTTCTTGCAGAGGGAAAGGGCAGAGTATTTACAAGAGATCAGCT
Above is a window of Thermodesulfobacteriota bacterium DNA encoding:
- a CDS encoding response regulator transcription factor, coding for MSEKLITIVDDEEDIVELVGHHLKREGFKVKEFHNGRDFLSYIESVLPDLAVLDIMLPGIDGLEICRILKNKNTTSSIPIIMLTAKASEADVVVGLELGADDYIVKPFSPRELVARVKTVLRRTGITEDEGNVIKIGPLIVNTEKYEVSVDNNKLNLTTTEFKILEVLAEGKGRVFTRDQLLKKKRLWGDDKLVYDRTIDVHIKNLREKLGIAGNMIKTVRSIGYKLEE